From a region of the Oryza sativa Japonica Group chromosome 6, ASM3414082v1 genome:
- the LOC136356905 gene encoding uncharacterized protein, producing the protein MPSIGSSSGGGCGGGARREAAAGRGGGRREVVAGRTRGRRSSGGHSGADAGEEVAGRPRPAERGGGARREATAGRRRERRSPSGRGQPEAGEELGEWPRLVGSGGGGCRVAAANRERGRRSPGGRSRSDAGEKLAGWPRLVGSGGGARREAMAGRAPERSSPGGRARAGAGEELAGRSRLAGSGGGARRVVAAGRA; encoded by the coding sequence ATGCCTTCCATCGGCTCGAGTAGCGGCGGCGGGTgtgggggaggagctcgccgggaggccgcggccggccggggaggaggtcgccgagaGGTCGTAGCCGGGCGGACGCGGGGGAGGAGGTCGTCGGGAGGTCACAGCGGGGCGGAcgcgggggaggaggtcgccgggagGCCACGGCCGGCGgagcgcgggggaggagctcgccgggaggccacggccggccggaggcgggagaggaggtcgCCGAGTGGCCGCGGCCAGCCGGAAGCAGGGGAGGAGCTCGGCGAGTGGCCGCGGCTGGtcgggagtgggggaggaggttGCCGAGTGGCTGCGGCCAACCGGGAgcgggggaggaggtcgccgggtgGTCGCAGCCGGTCGGACGCGGGGGAGAAGCTCGCCGGGTGGCCGCGGCTGGtcgggagtgggggaggagctcgccgggagGCCATGGCCGGCCGAGCGCCGGAGAGGAGCTCGCCGGGTGGTCGCGCCCGGGCGGGCGCGGGTGAGGAGCTCGCCGGGAGGTCGCGGCTGGccgggagtgggggaggagctcgccgggtgGTCGCGGCCGGCCGGGCGTGA
- the LOC4340518 gene encoding 5'-adenylylsulfate reductase-like 2 precursor yields the protein MRWWPALPLLLLAVAVAGAGDAAPVCTRPSAAEAIVGSPEACRSPLRRPLGVTEGDDAILARAVNLLHANKEDFAAVLFYASWCPFSQECRLRFEKLACIFPTIRHLAIEESTVRLRTRYRYGIHGYPTLFLINSTVRVRYHGPRTVKSLAAFYNDVSGINPSMDPAVGDDNIEPKRDCEQEKCLFWSARTPENILQPDTYLTLAASFVILRLLYLFYPKITAFVKRTWSRRTLFTCLEQGKHKFNRVYPSKQGNLHDGARHATAWASKSLASVSIGEPSTS from the exons ATGCGGTGGTGGCCGGCGctgccgctgctcctcctcgccgtcgccgtcgccggtgccgGCGACGCGGCTCCCGTGTGCACGCGGCCGTCCGCGGCTGAGGCGATCGTGGGATCCCCCGAGGCGTGCCGCTcgccgctgcgccgcccgcTCGGCGTCACCGAG GGAGATGATGCTATCTTAGCGAGGGCCGTTAATCTACTTCATGCAAACAAGGAGGATTTCGCTGCTGTGCTCTTCTATGCTTCCTGGTGCCCATTTTCACAAGAATGCAGACTACGCTTTGAGAAGTTGGCTTGCATATTTCCAACTATTCGTCATCTTGCAATTGAAGAATCTACGGTCAGGTTAAG GACAAGATATCGGTATGGGATTCATGGATACCCAACGCTGTTTCTCATAAACTCAACAGTGCGAGTGCGGTATCATGGGCCTCGAACTGTCAAATCCTTAGCTGCCTTCTATAATGATGTTTCAG GTATTAATCCATCAATGGATCCAGCCGTTGGAGATGATAACATTGAACCTAAAAGGGATTGTGAGCAGGAAAAGTGCCTATTCTGGTCGGCGCGAACACCAGAGAATATACTTCAACCAGATACTTATTTAACATTAGCAGCTTCTTTTGTGATCCTTCGACTGCTCTATCTTTTTTATCCGAAGATCACTGCCTTTGTGAAGCGGACATGGAGTAGGCGTACTCTCTTCACCTGCCTTGAGCAAGGAAAACATAAATTTAACAGGGTATACCCGTCTAAGCAAGGGAATTTGCATGATGGAGCAAGGCATGCTACTGCTTGGGCTTCCAAATCGTTAGCATCTGTTTCAATCGGAGAGCCAAGCACCAGTTGA
- the LOC4340520 gene encoding transcription factor MYB93: protein MGRPPCCDENGLKKGPWTPEEDEKLMSYIQKHGHASWRVLPELAGLNRCGKSCRLRWTNYLKPDIKRGNFSREEEQTILQLHSILGNKWSAIAKHLPGRTDNEIKNFWNTHLRKKLIKMGIDPMTHCPRTDFFQSLPQLIALANLRQIIERQPWDGHIEGLQTVAVQAAKLEYMQSLLHSAVSIVTSPTTTTTTSSLNTFTTELEQTNHLCPPQVPSSSVPELAVQVPHSQMPSTSFDQEIGKTNLFSNNIVNGNEWCSMEADNSSQKSLLVPENSIPPLIDMPVQNFCNTISTPNCDGGNSIPLPSWSEILLDEELMGEFA from the exons ATGGGGAGGCCTCCTTGTTGTGATGAGAATGGCCTCAAGAAGGGCCCCTGGACTCCTGAAGAAGATGAGAAGCTCATGAGCTACATTCAGAAACATGGCCATGCAAGCTGGAGAGTCTTACCTGAACTTGCTG GCTTGAACAGATGTGGTAAGAGCTGCAGGCTAAGATGGACCAACTATCTGAAACCAGACATCAAGAGAGGGAACTTCTCGCGTGAGGAAGAGCAAACTATCCTCCAGCTGCATTCCATCCTTGGCAACAA GTGGTCAGCTATTGCAAAGCATCTCCCTGGACGGACAGATAACGAGATCAAGAACTTCTGGAACACCCACCTCAGGAAGAAACTGATCAAGATGGGCATTGATCCAATGACCCACTGCCCAAGAACAGACTTCTTTCAGTCCCTCCCGCAGCTCATTGCACTTGCCAACCTCCGCCAGATTATCGAGCGACAACCGTGGGATGGCCACATTGAGGGCCTGCAGACTGTGGCAGTTCAGGCTGCCAAGCTCGAATACATGCAATCACTGCTACATTCTGCAGTGTCCATTGTGACcagccccaccaccaccaccaccaccagcagcttAAACACCTTCACCACCGAACTGGAGCAGACCAACCACCTATGCCCTCCACAGGTGCCTTCTTCAAGTGTCCCTGAATTAGCTGTACAGGTGCCTCACAGCCAAATGCCTAGCACTTCATTTGATCAGGAAATTGGCAAAACCAACCTGTTCTCAAATAACATTGTCAATGGCAATGAGTGGTGCAGCATGGAGGCAGATAACAGCAGCCAGAAAAGCTTGTTGGTCCCTGAAAACTCCATTCCACCACTCATTGACATGCCAGTGCAAAACTTTTGTAATACTATCAGCACACCAAACTGTGACGGCGGCAATAGTATTCCACTGCCCAGTTGGTCTGAAATCCTACTTGATGAAGAACTCATGGGTGAATTTGCTTGA